From Panicum hallii strain FIL2 chromosome 2, PHallii_v3.1, whole genome shotgun sequence, a single genomic window includes:
- the LOC112879668 gene encoding cytochrome P450 99A2-like — protein sequence MEMELSAATLIFVFLVSLPILVTLLRRKSTPTSKKRRPPGPWNLPLIGSLLHFSKSHAPVVLRDLASKYGPVMFLRMGQIDTVVVSSPAAAQEVLREKDVIFASRPSIVASEVFCYGNLDIGFSPYGAYWRTVRKLCTVELLSAKMVRQFAPIRDNETLSLIRNIQAAGRGGEPVNLGRLLLSCSNSITAKAAFGQVCSSELRDQFLSSIAVAMNFSGGFTVGDVFPSLRFIDTVTGLRRRMWRLRRQLDDVFDKIIARSEAQRGDSLVSVLLRIRDEGMLEFPIGTTNIKAIILDMFTGGTETTSSAAEWIMSELMRNPDVMAKAQAEVRRVFDNVSPQDHEAKMEELHYIKMVIKESMRLNPVVPLLIPHLCQETCDVGGFQVTEGTRVMINMWAMARNPEYWHDAEKFRPERFEDGMIDFKGSRFEYLPFGAGRRRCPGDTFGLAALELIIARLLYYIDWSLPVGMQPDDIDMEMIVGATSRRKNQLHLVASPHKVVPVQC from the exons ATGGAGATGGAGCTAAGTGCTGCCACGCTCATCTTCGTCTTCCTCGTCTCCTTGCCAATTCTCGTAACCTTGCTGCGCCGCAAATCAACTCCGACCTCCAAGAAGAGGCGGCCTCCAGGCCCGTGGAACCTTCCCTTGATTGGAAGCCTCCTCCACTTCTCCAAGTCGCATGCGCCGGTCGTTCTCCGGGACCTGGCCAGCAAGTATGGCCCTGTGATGTTCCTCCGGATGGGCCAGATCGACACTGTCGTCGTATCCTCGCCGGCGGCAGCGCAGGAGGTTCTCCGCGAAAAGGATGTCATCTTCGCGTCGAGGCCGAGCATCGTGGCTTCGGAGGTCTTCTGCTACGGAAACCTCGATATCGGCTTCTCGCCCTATGGCGCTTATTGGCGGACGGTGCGCAAGCTCTGCACGGTGGAGCTCCTCAGTGCAAAGATGGTGCGGCAGTTTGCACCCATCAGGGACAACGAGACTTTGTCCCTCATCAGAAATATCCAAGCTGCTGGCCGAGGTGGTGAGCCGGTCAATCTCGGGAGGCTGCTCTTATCCTGCTCCAACTCGATCACGGCAAAGGCGGCTTTCGGCCAGGTCTGCAGCAGCGAGCTCCGGGACCAGTTCCTGTCGTCGATTGCTGTGGCGATGAACTTCAGTGGGGGCTTCACCGTCGGGGATGTCTTTCCATCGCTGCGCTTCATTGACACCGTCACTGGGCTGAGGCGAAGGATGTGGCGACTACGCCGGCAGCTGGACGACGTCTTTGACAAGATCATAGCTCGATCGGAGGCGCAGCGAGGTGATTCCCTGGTGAGCGTCCTCCTCCGGATCAGGGACGAGGGGATGCTGGAATTCCCCATCGGCACAACAAACATCAAGGCAATTATATTG GATATGTTCACTGGAGGGACAGAGACGACGTCGTCAGCTGCAGAGTGGATCATGTCAGAGCTCATGAGGAACCCAGATGTGATGGCCAAGGCACAGGCCGAGGTGCGACGAGTATTCGATAACGTGAGCCCACAAGACCATGAGGCCAAGATGGAAGAGCTACACTACATTAAAATGGTGATCAAGGAGAGCATGAGGCTGAACCCAGTGGTGCCATTGCTGATCCCCCATCTCTGTCAGGAGACTTGCGATGTAGGTGGGTTCCAAGTCACGGAGGGCACCAGGGTCATGATCAACATGTGGGCTATGGCAAGGAACCCCGAGTATTGGCATGACGCAGAGAAGTTCAGGCCGGAGAGGTTTGAGGATGGCATGATCGACTTCAAAGGCTCCCGGTTCGAGTACTTGCCATTTGGGGCAGGGAGGAGAAGGTGCCCTGGTGATACATTCGGGCTGGCTGCGCTGGAGCTCATTATTGCACGCCTTCTCTACTACATCGACTGGAGCCTCCCAGTCGGGATGCAGCCTGATGACATTGACATGGAAATGATCGTTGGCGCAACAAGCAGGAGAAAGAACCAGCTGCACCTAGTGGCATCACCACATAAGGTGGTTCCCGTGCAATGCTGA